ATCGCTTGGAAGTTATCCTCCAATGGTAACTTCTGCACAAAAATCATGTCGAGATTGCTTGATGATTATTCTTTTCGTAGCAGCAACAACCCGAATCATGAGACGTTGAGAAACAATTGTGTTCCATTGAAAGTCGAAGTGTTCATATGGCGGTTGATTAGAAGACGGCTACCGGTCCGCGTGAAGTTAGATAAAAGAGGTATCGATCTACACTCTGTGCGTTGCCCCCTTTGCGATGATGATATCGAATCCCTAGACCATGCCTTTATTTTTTGTAAACAAGCTATGGAGGTATGGGAAAGGGTTTATAAATGGTGGGGTTTTGGTGGTGTCTCAAATCTAAGTATCAACGAGGCATTTAGAGGAAAGAGTCAAGCTCCGTTATCACCCGTTAGCTCCAAATTATGGCAAGCGGTTGAGTGGACGAGTGCCTATCTAATATGGTGGAATCGTAATCAAAAAGTGTTCTCAAATAATTCGTGGACTGGTGCAAGTGCGCTCCTCGAGATTCAGTTGAAATCGTACGACTGGATTTCCAAACGATTCAAAAAGAAAAAGATTGATTGGTTTGATTGGCTGGCCAATCCCTGTTCATGTGTCTAATCGAGTTGCTGTTTCTTTTTTACTTGTCAAGTGTGTCGTGTTTTATTTTTGTACATGTATTGAATTCGCATGTCCTTCAGTTTGTTGTTGGTAGTCATGTTGCTCTCTCTGCAACATCAGTTTGTTAGGAAGGCTTGTACGCGTTGTTTCACTGTTGTACTGGTCTTGCTCGAGTTCTATTGGTTGCTTTTCGGGAAAAAAAAAAACACTATTAATATGGAAAGTTCCGTAAATAGTAAAGATTCAAAAAGAATATACTCCATATAAATTAAGGTCTCGTAAAGAATTGACCAACGGACAATAAACACATGGTTATAGAAGAATTGCAACATATATATGTAGGGAACATAAAAACAACTTATAAAAACAATTAGATAGATTCTTGTCTCTTGGTATGTTAATGAACACGTATgttgttttatatattttattatatatataggaTAGGATAGGATATAGGACTGGATTGTTCGTATTTGTTTTTAACTAGTTGTGGAGtattcgcttcgcgccgggggctccgctttgaatgcgagttaaaaaaaagtcttgatctagaatttttttttgacaactaacattgtagggttgttccttttatgaaagttgcttctttaagaatgtttttcgacatcttttggtagcattgaagggttgttcattttataaaagttgcctcttttatcgttgaggaagaaaagagagaaaaaaaaagttagttgatttttttgttaaaaagaatttttttcgacttcttttggtaacattgaatggttggttcttttatgaaagttgcttattttatcgttggggacaaaaaaacagtgaaatgacgaaaatacagcTGATTACTATTAGTGAATAGTGAAACAGTGTTTTGtcattagtatatatataaatataaataaacattTTAGCTACAATAATCGATATTAACTAAAACAAGTGAAGTACAACAATATTTTGTAAAAACGTATACACGTATGTACAAATAATGTATgccgaattttttatttttttattttactaataaCGTGTTTATAATTAATTATTTGAAAACACACAATAAAGACATAAGGAACAAGTGGAATCTTGTTTGATTCCGTAATTATCCTATGTAGGTGAAGAGGTGATTAATCAATAGGAAAAGTACGTAGTCATGTTTATACTCAAAACATCGCTTATACGAAGATGATGAACATAGAAGTATTTTTTGGGAAGTACGTAGTCGTGTTGTTTATTATCAAGATTTAATTCCCCTTCATTTTACATGAGTTccttgcatacatacatacatacatgttaTAAACACAGTATGAATTTCATCATCTAAATTAATTTCTAAATGGTGAAACAACTTCTTAATTAAGTATTTCATCCCTTACAAGCATTGAGTTACACGAATCTCAATTGAGATAAGACAAGGACATATTTTATTTCTAGACAAAAAGAAATCAAATACAAGTATTAGAGAGAATGTGTGTATTTTTGTATTTTGTTGAATGAATGAAGAAAAGTGTCAACAAAAGAAAATATACATTAGTTATTTTGGTAGTTAAAATGAAAGAATGCAACCCTTCCTTCGTTTTGGCGGAAAATCGAACAAGTAATACCATTTGGTCGAAAAATCTATTGGAAGACAACATTTCGATATAATGTACGGTGCCTAAATATTCCAACCGAGGGGGGGGGTTGGCCCGCGACCATGTGAGGGACAGTTTTCCCTCGACCTCCGCCCGCTCACTTGGGCAAGACACCCCAACCAGAGGCAACTCTTGAATTCAAGTAAATCTCAATTAACTAAAATGAATGTTAGATGACACTAAGATCACAAACAATATATAAACTATAGTATTTATACAGAGTATATTTATAAGGAAACAATTTGATTATTGTTTAACCAATTAAGTATTGGCTACAATTTCATTCATCCCACCAGAAGCGTCATTTTGATTATGCAGTCTTTATTTACAACTTcgactttatatattttttattcgtgttatataatatttgataaaaattggagtatatggataaattgtgtgttaaatgtgttttcatttgtatcacttcatcatcatcatcatcatcatcatcatcatcatcatcatcatcatgtactaTATAAGACAAACAAAAATATTTACAGTTAAAGTTGAAAAAAGAAAAACCTTAAAAATCAATATTATACACTTTCATGAGACAAATATAGTATTAGAATTAAACATAGTTTATGTCGTTACACTTTTTtatataaattaactaaaactaatgTGCAAAAACAAACGAACTTTGAGGCAAAGATCAAACACATTTCAACCAATTGAACTTGTAAGTTTAAACAACAATTCTATTGTGCATCATGAAAAATTTCAACTCTAACTGATTTGTTAGTGCTTGTGCTAACTTACTCCCAAAAAATTATATGCAAAAGTAACAATAAGAATTCATAACAAAAAACATATATTGCAATCGAAAATAGATCCCCATTAGCAAACTTGCAAAGTCTTATACAAATACCCAATTTTTAGTAACCAATGTCGGTATAAAAGACGATGATCTCAAAATTTGCAACAAAAATTCAGAGAATTGAACAATCATCGTACCGTGCAACGTAGAGTATCTATgttaaagaagaagaagattgCTTGTGTTCTGAAACTACCTGATTGAACTTGTTAGTGGTGAGTTCGTGACGAAGAATCAGTCAAACGACCGTGCAGAAGGATtagggtttcagattgtgatgacccggaaattttcgatcaaatttaaactttaatctttatatgtttccgacacgataagcaaaatctgtaatgttgagtctcgaaagttgtgAAATCTATATTTATGAATGCAATTGACCTTTgatcattttcgacgattcacgaacaattgtgtgtaaataaatgtggatatatatatatatatatatatatatatatatatatatatatatatatatatctgtatatatatatatatatatatctgtatatatgtaaatataaatataaaggtatatatgatactttgaaataacaaaatacaatttaatcaatttgaATTAAAAGTGTAAACTAGTGAACATATAATCAAGttgctatgaatatatatatatatatatatatatatatatatatatatatatatatatatatatatatatatatatatatatatatatatatatatatatatatatataatggtgtaTATatggtaatatttataaaaatataaatactcaatattCGATAAAagatattacataatatatattacatctaatttaattacaagttaaattatagttattatattaagatcattattatttcctttaaaataaatgttaataataatatcagtattatgaatgtttttataatatatagatatgaaaatttatatataaattgttatattaacattattactaatattattattattattatcaatatgaacaATATTAAGTTTTGTATtactattactactttcattatttatattaatcagcattattattaacaatttcactaaaattatcgttatggcttattattattattattattattactcttattattatttgtatttttgattataattaaaatatttataattattaatcattaatttatattcattagttttatttatataaaatcgtATAATTAGAATTAGAAAACAAAATCTGTTCAACATCACGATCACTCTTTTTACACTTTGTCCTCTATCTCAAATTTTGTTACAAAATCTAATTCCATCACAGAGTAACAACAAAATCAGTTAAGGGTTAATATCAAttcttaattttatatatatattttgtacctgATCAAACAGGATATGTCGACTATTTTGGCTATGAATCAAACAAATACACAATGTTATTGAGGAAGTCAGTCATTTGTTCATCGTTACCATTATCAATTACAACCCTTCTTAGCTTTATTTGAgtgaattataaaaaaaaaaatagaacataAAGAAAACACCTGTTGTTCTTTTATTACCGTCGTAAACAACCGCCATCATACTTTTGATTTATGTTTCGATTATAATCTCAACTCAAGCATGTTACTACCATACTATTGCTATTGTTGATTGCTCGTTAGAAATTACAACCCAAATCACCACCACCTTTAAGACCCACATCCcaatttcatcatcttcttcttctcacAACCTTCGGCCACCCTAGTCACCACCATGAACTATCCCTCATCTTCAAGAACACCATCATATATCTATTCTCTCTCTATCCTCTCTCTTCtacattttttttctgtttcaaacgGTTCACAACAAACTCATGTACGCTACCTACTTTTCTGTTAAACTTCTGTTTTCTGGACACCACGAACACCAAACCAAAATCTCTATCAATCTGCAGCTATGATTGTTTCTGTTTCAGCTCATAAATTATCACCACCACTCGTCTCCTGTTTTGTAACTCAAATAACCACCACCGCCATCTCTTGTTTCTGCTGTGCTTACTGCAGCACGTTTTTATTTTCTGTTTCCAACCAAATAACGATAAAGATGAAGTAATGGTTGTGATTTTTTTTGaggaataatgattatgataattatatatacGGAGGTTATGATGAAAGATGATAATGCATTTTTTTTCTTCCTATTCTCTGTTTTAAGTAATAAACATCCACTTGATTGTTTAAGTGTACTGCTTTTCTTTTGTGGGCCGAGACATCCACTTATTGGAGGAGGATGATGCATGATGACGTTTGGATTAGGATTTATGATGATAATGACTtggtttatgatgatgatgataacatgataatgatgatgagggtTATCATGATAATGATTTACTTGATGGGGACGATGGATAATGACGATGATAAATGATGAGGAAGAACCGAAGTCCTTTAAATTCTGCTGAGCcgtatatttttttttcaatcGAACCCCACCACACATATTCCTTGTTCAATCTAAATTAAAAATGTTTTGGGCTTATATTAAATTCTGGACGGGTTCTTCAAATTGATGGTCTGTTGGGCCGTAATTCCTTTTAAATGTTTGGGCCGAGATCAAATCTAGACAGTTGGGCCATCCTTGTTTTAAATGAATTTTGGAGTTTATGTTGGGCCAAGAAACGGGTTTAAATAAATTGGATTGTATAGATAATCAGAAAAGCAGGCTAGATTGAATGGTTATAAGGGGTGTTGGGTatttgagaggtcgtgggttcgagtctcggcCGAGGCGTTCTTTTTATTGAGCTTCCCTTCAAaggttgtaacttatttttatttttattattattattattattattattattattattattattattattattattattattattattattattattattattattattattaacataagtattattattaatattatcattatatttattaatatgattattactactatttttattaaaactatctccttgtaaaaattatcattgttatataaagttattatatttattaaaatttcatttaggttagtattattattatgaacaatattaaatataacaaactatatttttatatatataacattaaaacatgtaatgatatatatagatatattaatataactaaatgaataaatattaattattttcaatgtatatatatatatatatatatatatatatatatatatatatatatatatacaaagtagatatataacatataatttaagttataatacatataaacaaagtatatgtataaaataaaacTTAGTAtgaaatttatataactacaaacccataaatattatataattaataaatgagatTGTGAGATTtccattacatatattaatatacatattgaatataggttcgtgaatccgaggccaaccctacacttgatcattgtcgttatatgtatttttactacaaaatacaatatgtgagtttcatttgcctttttaccctttatatttttgggctgagaatacatgcgcaatttttataaatgttttacgaaatagacacaagtaattgaaacgacattatatggttgaattatcgaaatcgaatatgcccctttttattaagtctggtaatctaagaattagggaacagacaccctaattgacgcgaatcctaaagatagatctatctggcccaacaagccccatccaaagtaccggatgctttagtacttcgaaatttatatcatgtccgaaggaggatcccggaatgatggggatattcttatatgcatattgtgaatgtcgattaccaggtgttcaatccatatgaatgatatttttgtctctatgcatgggacgtatgtttatgagaaatggaaatatgaaaatcttgtggtctattaaaatgatagaaatgattatttatgttaaactaatgaactcaccaaccttttggttgacactttaaagcatgttcattctcaggtacgaaagaaattttccgctgtgcatttgctcatcttatagatattacttggagtcatttatgacatatttcaaaagacgttgcattcgagtcgttgaattcatcaagattattattaagtcaattatagtaagatatattacgaaatggtatgcatgttgtcaactttcgatgtaatgaaagattgtcttttcaaaaacgaatgcaatgtttgtaaaatgtatcatatagaggtcaagtacctcgcgatgtaatcaactgttgtgaatcgtttataatcgatatggacttcgtccggatggattaggacgggtctctacacagaTAGCAACGACTATGATGTTGATAGTGAAAGCGACGGTGGTAGCTaagcgatggtggtggtggttggagcGACGAAGAACGTAGCGTCGTCATTGGTGACTTTTTGGTGGATTACGGTTTCATATATGATATTACTGTGAGGAGGAATGAAAAGTAACTCTAACCATTGAAAGTTCCAGGAGAATATGTAATTTATGAAAATACCCTTATGCAATTTAATAATCCCATGAACAGTAAATGTCCATGCTCAAatgatatattattaattattaattataaataaatgacAAGTAAattctgtaaaaatataattagTCCATATAATGATCACATTGAATTTTGATTTTAGATTCACTATCGAGTAAAATATACTACTTCCTCAGTCCGATAATAAGTGTCATGTTTAACTTTTTAAGGTTTTACTTTTAaaattttgactttaaatatttttatttgtgttatgtaGTATTTGATGAAACTTATATGAATGAATTCGGCTTTAAAATGTGTTTTCATTAatataactttcatcaaatattatataacacaaacaaaaatattagAAATCAAAAGTATAAAAGTAAGATCTTAAAAAGTTAAACAAGACACTTATTGTGTGACGGATGGAGTAATATTTAACATATACAATGGCAAACAACCTATATAGTATTTAAATCATATATAATTAGTTAACAACATATATAATTTGATAATTTTGATTGTACGTAAAATATCCTTTTAATTTATAAGTCGATCCTTAAGTACGATTTGTTGGAACCTTTGTGTATTAAGATTCATTGGAAAAA
This genomic stretch from Rutidosis leptorrhynchoides isolate AG116_Rl617_1_P2 chromosome 11, CSIRO_AGI_Rlap_v1, whole genome shotgun sequence harbors:
- the LOC139874288 gene encoding uncharacterized protein codes for the protein MSRLLDDYSFRSSNNPNHETLRNNCVPLKVEVFIWRLIRRRLPVRVKLDKRGIDLHSVRCPLCDDDIESLDHAFIFCKQAMEVWERVYKWWGFGGVSNLSINEAFRGKSQAPLSPVSSKLWQAVEWTSAYLIWWNRNQKVFSNNSWTGASALLEIQLKSYDWISKRFKKKKIDWFDWLANPCSCV